GTCTGATCGGCGCGCGCGTCCCAGTCAACGACGATGGCGATACGGTTGATGGCTATCATCTTCTGGTCGGCGGCGGATTTGGGGCAGATGCGACCATCGCCCGCGAACTGTTCCAGAACGTGAAGGCGGAGGATGCGCCGCGCACTGTCGAGCGCGTTCTCAAAGCCTATGTCGCCAACCGTGCGTCGGGAGACGAGACCTTCCTCGATTTCGCCAAGCGGACCGAGATCGAAGCCTTCAAGCGCATGACTGAAATGGAAGCGGCCTGATGAATCAGAGAACTCCTCCGAGCCAGCTTGAGATCATTCCGGAGACGGCGCCGTTTTCGCATGAACAGCGGTCGTGGCTGAACGGCTTCTTCGCAGGGCTGGTATCGCTCGATAACGCGGTCACGCCACTGTCGCCCGAGCAGGGCGCCGCGGTGATGAAAGGGGCTGGAGACGCCGATGATGGTGAGGCTCCGTGGCACGACCAGACGATGCCGATCGCGGAGCGGATGAAGCTGGCGGAGGGCCGCCCGCTGCGCCGCCGAATGATGGCGGCGATGGCGCAGCAGGATTGCGGCCAGTGCGGCTACAACTGCCATGATTATTCCGAGGCGATCGCTGGCAAGAAAGAAGCCCGCCTGAACCTGTGCGTGCCGGGGGGTAAGGAAACCGCCCGCATGCTGAAGACGCTGTATGAGGAGTTGGAGAGCGCACCGTCAGCTGCGCCATCGCCTGCGGCGGACGTGGCTGCGGCGGAGCCTGTTGCCAAAGCTACCGGCGAGCCGGGCCGTTCACGCGATAACCCGGTCGAGGCGGTCTTCCTGTCGCGGCGCCTTTTGAACAAGCCGGGATCGGAAAAGGAGACCTGGCACATCGAGTTCGATTTGTCGGGGCCTGGCCTTGATTATGTCGTCGGCGACTCCTTCGGCGTGTTCGCCAACAACGATCTCGGTATGGTGGACCAGATCATCGCGCTGCTTGGCGTCTCGCACGAGACAATGATCAACGGCAAGAAACTGCGCGATGTGTTGCACGAGGATGTGTCGCTGTCGCCCGCGCCGGATTCGCTGTTCGAATTGATTTCCTTCATTACCGGCGGGGCTGCCCGCGAGAAAGCGCGGGCGCTCGCTTCAGGCGACGACCCGGATGGCGACGCCGCCCATCTCGACGTGATGGCGACGTTGCAGAAGTTCGCTGGCGTCAGGCCGCATCCCGAAGCCTTCATCGAGGCGCTGGAGCCGTTGCAGCCGCGGCTCTATTCCATTTCGTCGTCGCACAATGCGACGCCGGGCCGCCTGTCGCTGACGGTCGATACCGTTCGCTACATGATCGGCAAGCGCAAGCGCATCGGCGTCGCCTCCACGTTCCTCGCTGAACGGATCAATCCAGGCGACACGCTCAAGGTCTACGTCCAGAAGGCCCATGGCTTCGGGTTGCCGGAGAATCCGCAGACACCGGTCATCATGATCGGCCCCGGCACCGGCGTGGCACCATTCCGCGCCTTCCTGCACGACCGGCAGGCGACCGGGGCGCCGGGGCGCAACTGGCTGTTCTTCGGCCACCAGCGCAGCGAGTGCGATTTCTTCTATGCAGACGAATTCAACGCGATGAAGTCGTCCGGCCATCTCACACGGTTGTCGCTGGCGTGGTCGCGGGATCGCGAGGAGAAATTCTACGTGCAGGATCGCATGCGCGAGGTTGGCCGAGAGCTGTGGTCGTGGCTCGCGGAAGGCGCACACGTTTATGTCTGCGGCGATGCCAAGCGGATGGCCAAGGATGTTGAACGCGCACTGGTGGATATCGCGTCCCAGTTCGGCGCGCGTTCGACCGACGAGGCCGTCGCCTTCGTGGCAGACCTGAAGAAGAAGGGCCGCTACCAGCAGGACGTCTACTGACCGAAGGCTATTGATGAGTGCGATGGAAATTCCGCCGGCGGCCGTAAGGACCACATGCCCTTATTGCGGTGTCGGCTGCGGTGTGCTGGCGACGCCCGACGGCAAGGGCGGAGCGACCATCAAGGGCGATCCGGATCATCCCGCCAATTATGGCCGCCTCTGCTCCAAGGGTTCGGCACTTGGTGAGACGCTGGGTACTCACGAGCGGCTGTTGCATCCGATGGTGCGCTGCTCGAACGGCCAGATGGAGGCCGTCGCGTGGGACGATGCGCTCGATCATGTGGCGCAGCGGCTCCGTCACATCATTGCCAAGCATGGGCGCCACTCGGTCGCGTTCTATCTCTCGGGTCAGTTGCTGACGGAGGATTACTACGTCGCCAACAAGCTGATGAAGGGATTCATCGGCAGCGCCAATGTCGATACCAATTCGCGGCTGTGCATGTCGTCGGCCGTTGCCGGGCACAAGCGCGCCTTCGGTTCGGATACGGTGCCGGGCAATTATCGGGATCTCGACGAGGCCGACCTTCTCGTTCTCGTTGGCTCGAATGCAGCATGGTGTCATCCGATCTTGTATCAGCGCATGTTGGCGAACAAGCAGAAGCGAGGCGCGAAGATCATCGTCATCGATCCGCGCCGGACGGATACCGCCAGCGATGCCGATCTTTTTCTGGGATTAAAGCCGGGGACCGATACTGCGCTTTTCAGTGGTGCGTTGGTTTACCTCGCAGCGCAGGGTGCGATCGATTCCCGTTTTATCGAAGATCATACTTCAGGATTCGAGGAGGCGTTGGCGCAGGCCCGCCGGATTGCCGCCAATATCGCGGCGACCGCACTTGCGACCGGACTGAGCGAAGCCGATGTCGAGGCGTTCTTTCGCCTGTTTGCCTCAACCGAAAAGGTGGTGACGCTGTACTCCCAGGGCGTCAATCAGTCGGCGCAGGGCACCGACAAGGTCAACGCCATCATCAACTGTCATCTTGCGACGGGGCGGATCGGCAGGCCCGGCATGGGGCCGTTCTCGCTGACGGGCCAGCCGAATGCGATGGGCGGCCGTGAGGTTGGAGGACTCGCAAATCAGTTGGCCGCACACATGAACTTCACGCCGCCGGACATCGACCGGGTGCGGCGGTTCTGGCAGGCGCCGCACATTGCGACCCATGAAGGGCTGAAGGCTGTTCAGATGTTCGAGGCCATCGGGCGCGGGGAGATCAAGGCGCTGTGGGTGATGGGCACGAACCCGGCGGTGTCGCTGCCGAATGCCGATGCCGTGCGGTTCGCGATGCAGAAGCTCGATCTGCTCGTGATTTCGGATAACGTGCGCTCGAACGACAGCGTCAATGTGGGCGCGCATGTGTTGCTGCCGGCACAGGCATGGGGCGAGCGATCCGGCACGGTGACCAATTCGGAACGCCGGGTGTCGCGTCAGCGTTCGTTCATGGCTCCCGCAGGCGATGCCAGGCCGGATTGGTGGATCGTCAGCGAAGTCGCCAAGCGGCTCGGCTATGAGCGAGCGTTTTCCTATCAATCGTCTGCGGAAATCTTTCGCGAGCATTGCCGCCTCTCTGCATTCGAGAATAAAGGCACCCGCGATTTCGATCTCGGCGCATTTTCCGAGATCACCGAAAGCGATTTCGATCAAATCACGCCAGCCCTGTGGCCGGCTCGCGCGGATGCGAGCATGTCGGAGCGGTTTTTCGCCGAAGGCGGGTTTTACACCAACGACAAGCGCGCGCGTTTCGTCGTGACCGAAATTCCGGTGCTGCGCGGTGAAAAATCCGTAGCGCGCCCGATGTTGTTGAACACCGGCCGCATCCGTGACCAGTGGCACACCATGACGAGGACGGGTCTCAGCCCGCGCCTTGGGCAGCACCTGCGCTTTCCCTTTGTCGAAATCCATCCGCGTGATGCACGTGCTGCCGGTGTCACCGATGCTGGATTTGCCAAAATCGAAACCGATTTCGGCCATTGCGTGCTCAAAGTGGTCGTGACGGATTGCCAGCAGCCCGGCATGTTGTTTGCGCCGATCCACTGGAGCGATGAAACATCATCCTCCGCGCGGGTCGGCGCGTTGGTTGCGCCTCACACCGACCCATATTCAGGTCAGCCTGAAAACAAGGCCACGCCGGCCAATCTGTTTCCTTGCGACTATCCGCAACAGGGTTTTGTCCTGTCGCGCGAAAGGCTGTCGTTCCCTGCGGGCACATGGTGGACGCGCGTCGCGGTGACCGGAGGCTATGGGTATCTGTTCGCCGCGAAGCACGGCGTGCCGTGGCAGGCCTGGTTTGGCGAACGCTCGATGGGACACGACGTCGCGAATTACGTCGATGCGGTTGGGGGTGTTTACCGGGCGGCGTCATTCGATGGCGACAAGCTGATGAGCTGTCTGTTTGTCGAACCGGCAGATCATGTGACCGAATGGGATGCGACAAAGGACCTATTTGCGGAAGAAACGCTTTCAGCCGACCAGCGCAGGTTGCTGCTGTCTGGAAAGACGGCGGATACGGCTGCGAACACCGGGCCGATTGTCTGTGCCTGTTTCGGTGTCGGCCGCAACACGATCTGCGATGCGTTGAAGTCCGGCACTGCGCGCTCGCATCTCGATCTTGGTGTGCAGCTCAAGGCAGGCACCAATTGCGGCTCCTGCATTCCGGAATTGCGCCGGCTGGTTGCGGAAACGATGCCCGACACGGAACAGGCCGCCCACCGTGAGATGGCTATGGCCGAGAATTGAACGGCGAGATTGTCACACCGCCTTGCTCCAGCGCAAAGCGCACGGCTTTGGCGATGTCGACAGCGCCGAGTGTGTCGCCATGAACGCAGACGCTATCGACGGGCGTCGGAATCGTTTTTCCCGAAGCCGCAATGATGGATTGCTCCGTCACCATGCGCAGAACGCGCCGCGCGATCTCGCCGGCATCGTGCAGTACCGCGCCGTTCTGGCTGCGCGGCAGAAGCTGCGCGTCGTCCTGATAGGCGCGGTCGGCATAGATTTCATGGATTGGTCTCAAGCCTGCGCGATCCGCCGCGCGGGCCAGTTCGGTGTGGGGCAGCACCATGAATGCGAGATCCTGATCGACAGCCTTGATGGCCGCCGCGATGGCTTTGGCGATCATGGCGTCGGCGCAAGCGGCGTTCGAGAGCGCGCCGTGTGCCTTCACATGCGTGACCTTGTGGCCCGCGAGCGAAGCTACGGCGCACAGTGCGCCGGTCTGGTAGGCGACAAGGTTCTCGATCTCGCTGGCGCTGAGGCCGGGCATCGGCGTGCGACCGAATCCTGCAAGATCGCGATAGCTGGGATGCGCGCCGATATGTACGCCACGCGTGCGGGCCTGTGCCGCAATGTTGCGCATGGTATCAGGATCGCCCGCATGAAACCCGCAGGCGATGTTGACGCTGGTGGCGACAGCCAGCATCGCCTCGTCGTCGCCCATGCCTTCGCCGATGTCGGAATTGATGTCGATCTGCATCGTCATGTGCTGTTCCGGATTCTGTCGGGCAGGGATTGCAGTAGCGCGTGAAATGCGCGTGCCTCCTGCTGCGCGGCGGCCACGTCGATCTCTGCGAAACGGAATGTATGCCGGGGACGGGTTTGCGCAAAGCGGCCAAGATCGGCGGATATGATGGTCGCGATCTTGGGATAACCGCCGGTGGTGCCGCGATCCCTCATCAGCACGATGGGCTGGCCATTGCCCGTCACCTGAATGCTGCCATCTACCGTGCCGTCGGAGACGATGTTGAAGTTTCCGGCGTGAGTGAGCGGTGATCCTTCCAGACGATAGCCCATGCGGTCGCTGGTGGGCGAGATTTGCCATGGCGAATTGAAGAAGACTTTAGAGGAAGCACCGAACTCATCATATTGCGGTCCCGGCACCACGCGGATCGCGCCTTCGCCGAAGACGGGGGGAGACATGGTGCGGTCGGGCAGTGATATCGCGTTGTCGAACGTCAGCCGGTCGCCGCCTTGCAGCGGGCGCGGATAGGGACTGCCCAATCCCGCGCGCGCGTTGACCGAGAAGCTGCCGAACATCGCCTCGCCTTTTAGATCGCCCGCGACGGCGAGATAGCTGAACATGCCCTTGCGGGCTGCATCGAGGGTCAACGTGTCGCCGTCGCGAAGCAGGAACGAGCGATAGAGCGGGCAGGGTTTGTCATCGGTCCGGGCGAAACGCAGCGCGCCGGTCAGCGCCACGCACAGCGGGCCGCCTCGCGCGGCGAAGACAGCCTTGAGCGGCCCGATCTCGATGGTAGGCGCGGAGAGCGGATGCCCGACCAGCGCATTGGCTGCGGCCAGCGACAGGCGGTCCATCGCGCCGCTCGGCGTCAGGCCGTAACGCTGCGCGCCGAAGCGGCCGATATCCTGCACCGATGTCAGCGGTCCCGCGGCGATGACTTCGAGCACGCTCACGTCATCAACTCCGCGACCGCCCCGCCATGTTCGGCGAGCCGCTCAAGCCGCTCGAACTCGGCCGGGCCGATCGACGCGAAGGTCACGGTGTCTCCCGGTTCGATGAGGAAAACCGGATCGCGGCGCGGATCGAAGGTGCGCACCGGCGTGCGGCCGAGAAGATGCCAGCCGCTCGGCCCGGCGAGACATTGCAGAGCGGCCTGAACGCCGCCGATCGAGATCGTGCCAGCGGGCGTCGAGAGGCGGGGCTGTGGGCGGCGCGGCGTGGCGATGGCGGGATCGAGGCCGCGAAGATAGGAGAAGCCCGGTGTGAAGCCGATCATCGCCACCTCATAGCGCGGGGCGCTGTGTCGCCGGATCAGTTCGTCAGGCGACAGGCCATGTGACTTTGCCACGTCATCGAGATCGATGCCGAATGCGCCGCCATAGGCGACCGGCACGCGCCAGTGGCGGGATGGGCTCTCCAGCGAGTCCGGTTGGTCGAGCAGCGCCGAGAGGCGGTCGCTCAATTCGGAAAAGCCGAGCGTGAGCGGATCGTAGTGCACGAGAAGCGAGCGATAGGTCGGCACCGTCTCGGTGATGCCCGCGATGGCTGCGTTGTTCAGCGCGCGATCCAGCGCGAAAACCCGGCGGTTGCTGTCCGCATCCATGGTGGCGCCAAACTCGACGGCGAGCGCGGTGTCGCCGCAAGCAAGAACACGCGGTTTTGATGGTTTGGACGGCTGGCTGTTCATGGACAAACGATGCCGGGGCAGGCTGATGGCGTCCAGAGAATTTATTCGCCGAAAACAATGTCGAAGAGGTGCGCTTGACGTAGGCCACTTCCTTCGCAAGATGCTGTCTTCTTTCAAACCAGGATTTCCCGATGTCGCTGCCCGCCGAAACCGTTCAACTGCTGCAACGCATTTCCACCGCCACCATCACCACTGTGCTTTTGAAGAAAGGTTTGCGGAATGTCTGGATGCGCGGCACGCGCCCGCTGCGCCCGGGGCAGAAACGATTGGTCGGCCCGGCTTTCACGCTGCGCTTCGTGCCTGCGCGCGAGGATCTTGCGACCCCGGAATCGTGGTCGAAGCCGATTTCCACCCGCACCGCCATCGAGGCGATGCCGGAGGGCTGCATTGCGGTTGTCGATGCCATGGGCGTCACCGATGCCGGCATTTTCGGCGACATCCTGTGCATGCGCATGGCGAAGCGCGGCGTCACCGCGCTGGTCACCGATGGCGTGATGCGCGATGTCGAGGGCGTTTTGGGCACCGGGCTTCCGGTGTGGTGCGATGGCGCGGCCGCGCCGCCTTCGGTCGCGGGGCTCACCTTTGTGAACTGGGGCGAGCCGATCGGCTGCGGCGGGGTCGCGGTGTTTCCGGACGACATCATCGTGGCCGATGAGGATGGCGCGGTGGTCATTCCGCAGGCATTCCTGCCGCTCATTCTGGAGCAGGGCGAGGAACAGGAGCGGGTCGAGGCGTGGATCGTCAACGAGGTCCAGCAGGGCGCATCGCTTCCGGGGCTTTACCCGATGAACGCCGATACCAAGGCGCGCTATGAGGCGTGGAAGGCGACGCAAAAGTAAGGCCGGAATATCTGCCTTCAATGCTGGCGGTTGCCGGCGTCCGCGGGCCAGCGCCATCCAACGACATGGGCCTCGACGGGATCGCCTGACTCGCAGTTTTCCCAGCCGCTCCCGATCCAGCGGCAGGGAAACGGAAGCTGATAGGTCCCGCTTTTATCCTCGCACAGGACTTGCACCGGCACACCTGAGGGCGGAGTGCCGTGTTCGCCGAACTCCGCCAAGCGTTGTGCACGGGTTGCCATGGGTCATCTCCCCGGAAAGGAACGGAGCCGGGCGGGTTCGGTTCCGGAACCGGGCCGTTAAAATAGAAGATGCCCCTTTGTTTCGGAGATCGCCGCAAGCCTTGATTTACATCCCCGCACCGAGACTACCAGCAACAACCCGGAGAAATCCCGATGTTTGTGCTGATCCTTGGTTTGTTAGGTGCAAGCGGCCTGTTTTACTTCGCGGGTGCCACGCAGAATTCGGGCTGGACCTGGTCATATGAGGTCTGCCGGCAGGGCACGATACTTTGCGATAATCCCCATTGGGTGCTGATCGCCGCCGGTATCGCCATCGCGATCGAAATGGTCCGCAATATGTCGAAGGCGTGAGGTCGCGTCTGGATCTTGGGTGACCGGCCGGCTTCCGGGTCTCGGAAGCGAGGTATTGCCGCGCCGTGCGGCACGGGGATGGTGGATTTCGTCGCGGGAACCGGACAATATCGGGCCGCGCGCCAGCCGGCGGGCTTTCAGCAACCGGGAACCTGACGTTCGCCGCCATGTCCCTCTCAAGAAGCCTCCCCCGGCGCCCCCTTCGGTTCGCCCGCCGGTTTGGCTACGCCCGAATTCTGTGCCTTGGCCTGCTGGCGGTTGCCGTCGGCCTGCGGGCGCTTGATCCCGTACCGCTGGAAGAATTGCGCCTAAGGGTTTTCGATTTCTATCAAATTCTTAAGCCGCGAAAGGCCGTCGAGCGGCCTGTCGTGATTGTCGATCTCGATGAGGCGAGCCTTGCGCGGTTTGGCCAGTGGCCATGGCCGCGCACCCGTGTGGCCGATCTCGTGTCGCGCCTGACAGAGGCGGGCGCGGCCGTGATCGCCTTCGATGTCGTGTTCGCCGAGCCCGACCGGCTGTCGCCCTCGCGTGCGGTAGACAATTTCCGCGATCTCGACGAGGCGATGCGTACGCAACTCAAGGGCTTGCCGGATAACGATCAGGTTCTTGCTGAAGTTCTGCGCCGCTCACCCGTGGTACTTGGCGAATCCGGGCTGCCATATGTGACGCCGGCCCCCGCCGCCGCTCCGCCGCCGCTCGGTCTTGCCACGCTCGGCGGCGATCCGTCGCCCTATCTGCTGAACTTCCCGGGACGGCTACGCAATGTCCCGGTTCTGGAGCAGGCGGCCCCGGGGCGCGGGCTTTTCACGATCCGCACGGAGCGCGACGGCATCGTCCGGCGCATTCCTCTCATCATGATGGCGCAGGGCGACCTGATGCCGTCGCTGACCTTCGACATGCTGCGGGTGGCGGTGAAGGCAGACACGCTCCTCGTGAAGTCGGACGAGGCCGGCGTGAAAAGCGTGGGCGTGCCGGGATTTGAGATTCCGACCGACCGCAACGGCCAGCTCTGGGTCTATTTCGGCAGGCACGATCCGGCGCGCTATGTCTCCGCGGCGGATGTTCTCGACGGCAAGGCCGGCAGCGATGTGTTTTCACGCAAGCTGGTGATTATCGGCACGTCGGCGATTGGGCTGCTCGATACCAAGACGACGCCGCTGGATCGCGTCATGCCCGGAGTCGAAATTCATGCGCAGGTGCTGGAGAACGTATTGACGGATTCCGTCCTGTCGCAGCCGAATTACGCATTCGGCGCGGAAATTCTTGCCGCCATCCTGTTCGGGATTCTGATCGTCTGGCTCGCGCCGATTCTCACCCCCGTCTCTCTGCTGCTGCTGGGCGGGGCGGTCGCGGCGTTGCTCGCGGGGACGTCCTGGTATCTGTTCGTGCGCGAGAAGCTACTGGTCGATTTCACCTTCCCCTTGCTTGCGAGCACGGCCGTCTATCTGACGCTGGTGTTCAACGGTTACGTGCGCGAACAGGCGCAGCGCCGCCGCATCCGCTCGGCCTTCGGGCAATATCTGTCGCCGGCTCTGGTGGAGCAACTGGCGCAAGCGCCGGAGCGGCTGGTGCTCGGCGGCGAGGAGCGCGAGATGACGGTGATGTTCAGCGATGTGCGCGGCTTCACGGCGATCTCGGAATCCTTCCGTCGCGATCCGCAGGGGCTGACATCGCTGATGAACCGCCTGCTGACGCCGCTGACCGATGCGATCATCGAACGCAAGGGCACCATCGACAAGTATATGGGCGATGCCATCATGGCATTCTGGAACGCGCCGCTCGACGATGCTGAGCATGCCATCAATGCCTGCGAGGCCGCGCTCGACATGCTGGACGAGGTGGGCGATCTGAATGCCGCACGGGCGAAGGAGGCTTCGGAGCAGGGCAAGCCGTTCATGCCGCTGAATGTCGGTATCGGCCTCAATACCGGCCTGTGCGTGGTCGGCAACATGGGGTCCAGCCTGCGGTTCGATTATTCGGTGCTGGGCGACAGCGTGAACCTTGCCTCGCGGCTGGAGAGCCAGTCGGCGACCTATGGCGTGCCGATTATTGCCGGCTCGAAGACCGCGCTGGCCGCGCAAGACAGGCTGGCTATCCTTGAGATGGACCTTGTCACCGTGAAGGGCAAGCAGGAGCCGGAGGTGATCTACGCCATCCTCGGCCGGGCCGATCTCGCCAACTCGGAACGCTTTCAGAGGCTGCGCAACCACACCATCGATATGATCTGGCGCTATCGCAGCCGGGACTGGGAGGGCGCGCTGAATGCGATGGAAAAGGCGCGGGCGCTTGACGACGACAATCGTCTGAAGACGTTGTTCGCCCTCTATGCGGGGCGGATCGACGCCTTCCGGACGGCACCACCGCCGCCCGAATGGAATGGCGTTTACGCGATGACAATGAAATAGACAGAAACGGCGAGCCGATGCAGCACCGTTCCGATATGATCCGTTCTTTCGTTCGAGCCTGTTGATGATGTCAGATTCAATCACGATCAAATTCTGGGGCGTTCGCGGCAGCATCGCCTGTCCGGGGTCGGGCACCGTGCGTTATGGCGGCAATACCTCATGCGTCGAGGTGCTTTGCGGAGAGAACCGGCTGATCTTCGATGCGGGCTCCGGCCTTCGCGGGCTTGGTGAGGCGCTCGCGGGGCAGCCCGGCGAGAGCGACCTGTTCTTCAGCCATCTGCATATCGATCATCTGATCGGGCTGCCGTTTTTTCTGCCGGCGTTTGAGAAAGGCAATCGTCTGCGGTTATGGGCAGCGGGCCTGAAGGAGGCGGACGGACTTCGCGCTGCGCTCGACAGGTATATGAGCTTTCCGTTGTTTCCGATCGGCCTCGATCAATTCCAGGCCGAGGTCACGTTTCATGACTTCGCGCGTGGCGATGTGCTGACGCCCCGTCCGGGCATCGTTCTTCGCACGGCCGCGCTCGATCATCCGGGCGGCGCGACCGGCTATCGGCTGGAGTTCGCCGGACGCTCGTTTTGCTACATGACGGATACGGCCATGGATGCCGGGGCCTCGCCTGCGATGCTTGCGCTGGCGAAAGGCGCCGATTGTCTTGTCATGGACGCTACCTATACCGACAGCGAACTCGTAAAATATGAGGGTTGGGGTCATGCAAGCTGGCAGCAGAACGCCACCTTTGCCGATGCCGCCGGGGTGAAGACGCTGTGCCTGTTTCACCACGCCCCCGAGCATGATGACGATACCCTCGACCGGATCGCGTCGGAGGCCGTGCGTGCGCGGCCGGGCACGGTGGTGGTGCGGGAAGGCCAGTCGATCGGACTGTGAGGTCTGATCGGCCCTGGATTGCAGTTGATCTTAATTTAGATGGATCGGTTTTGAACCGGTCGCGCATTGTCGAAGACAAAGGGCTGGGTGGCTCATGGATATATCAGGCGTCGCTTCGGACATGTCAGGACTGGCCTCCGGCGCCGGTGGCCTGATCGCATCGGCATTCGTCGTTGCCGGTTACACCATGCGCACGATGATTCCGCTGCGCATCGTCGGGATCATCACCAACGTGGTGTTCATTATCTACGCCTTGTCGCACCGGAATTATCCGATCGTGGCGCTGCACATGATCCTGCTGCCGCTGAATGTCTATCGCTTGCGCGAAATGCTGGTGCTTGTTCGCAACGTGAAGCGTTCGGTGAGCGGCAACCTGTCGATGAATTGGCTGAAGCCGTTCATGACCGAGCGGCACTGCCAGCCGGGCGAGGTGCTGTTCTACAAGCACGAGCGGGCGACGGAGATGTTCTACATCGTCAGCGGCCGTTTCAGGCTCGTGGAATCCGGCATCGAATTGCCGGTCGGCTCCATCGTCGGCGAATTCGGGATGCTGTCGCCGGACAATGCGCGCACCCAGACGCTGGAATGCGTGGAGAAAGGACTCGTTCTCGGCGTCACCTATCAAAAGGTGGAAGAACTCTACGTGCAAAATCCTGAATTCGGATTTTATTTTCTGCGGCTGGTGAGCGCGCGGCTATTCCAGAATGTCGGCAGGCTCGAGGCGCAGGTCGCGGCATTGAGCGGAAAACCGGCATCATGAAACTGCCTGTCGATTTCAGGCTGCTGAAAGAACGCTATCTCGGCGAAGCGTCCCGCAAGCCATGGGTTGCGGAAAAGCGACTGGCCGAGCTTGCTCCATTTTTGCCGCCGGACGCGGAGGAGATCGTCCGGCGCGCAGTCATCTCGCTGATGGCCTATCAGGATCCCGACTACGCGCTTGTGTATCTCAACCGCATTGGCCGATATGCGGGCCCAAACAAGGCGCCGTGCGCATTTCTCGCATCGATTGCTTCCCGCATGGAGGCACGGATGCGCTATGCCGATCCACCCGCTATCGCGCAGGCAGCCTTGACGGATGAAGGGGTATCCCCGACTCGCCGCATGTCATTCTGCCTTTGCGATCTTGCCGGAATGCTGCCGCCGTCTGCCGCCGACACGGCGCTCCAGGTGATGGGCTATCTGCGTCTTTCGCAGCGGGCAATCGTATTGAAGTTCTCATCGAGGGCCGGATGGAAACGGCGCTGGACCGAGGCGTGGGCGTTGCTTCGATATGCGCGAACCTATTCGCGGCGCGCAAAGACCGAAAACGCATGGGTCGAACGATGGCTGCACATGATTGACCGCGTCCGTGCCTCCCAGCCGGAAGCCGTGATGGGGGTGGTGGAGACCGCGGATATCGTCGGCGGATCGGGAGCGGGCTATCATCATGGTATCGCAAACTGGAATCTGATCGTGGATCGTCTCGTCAAGCCGGTCTGCGACGGGGCCATTGCGCCGATCGATCTTGCGGCGGCGTTGCGAGTCGTTTTACACGCTGCGGCTGGCCGTCCTGAACCTGTGGTGCTGGAACGCCAGATCGATCGCTTGATCGCTCCCCAGTCCTTGCAACCCCAAACGGTATAATGCCATGTCATATTATTCCGGAGCACCGACGATGCCGTATGGAGGAAGGATATTCGCAGCAGCCGTCATGGCATGCGCGCTGGCATTGCCAGCACCGGCACATGCGGACGCCACATTCAGGCTAAGCCACAATCAACGCATTTCATGCAGCAAGATTTTGATGCCGGGAAAACGGCAGGTGATTGCATGCAAGTCCTACGCGTATCTGTTCAACACAACGACCTCGGAATTCTACCGTTGCGAGGCCCAAGTATCGGTGACGCGCGATATCTCGAAGATTCTCGGAA
The nucleotide sequence above comes from [Pseudomonas] carboxydohydrogena. Encoded proteins:
- the pxpB gene encoding 5-oxoprolinase subunit PxpB, translating into MNSQPSKPSKPRVLACGDTALAVEFGATMDADSNRRVFALDRALNNAAIAGITETVPTYRSLLVHYDPLTLGFSELSDRLSALLDQPDSLESPSRHWRVPVAYGGAFGIDLDDVAKSHGLSPDELIRRHSAPRYEVAMIGFTPGFSYLRGLDPAIATPRRPQPRLSTPAGTISIGGVQAALQCLAGPSGWHLLGRTPVRTFDPRRDPVFLIEPGDTVTFASIGPAEFERLERLAEHGGAVAELMT
- a CDS encoding ribonuclease activity regulator RraA, coding for MSLPAETVQLLQRISTATITTVLLKKGLRNVWMRGTRPLRPGQKRLVGPAFTLRFVPAREDLATPESWSKPISTRTAIEAMPEGCIAVVDAMGVTDAGIFGDILCMRMAKRGVTALVTDGVMRDVEGVLGTGLPVWCDGAAAPPSVAGLTFVNWGEPIGCGGVAVFPDDIIVADEDGAVVIPQAFLPLILEQGEEQERVEAWIVNEVQQGASLPGLYPMNADTKARYEAWKATQK
- a CDS encoding CHASE2 domain-containing protein; amino-acid sequence: MSLSRSLPRRPLRFARRFGYARILCLGLLAVAVGLRALDPVPLEELRLRVFDFYQILKPRKAVERPVVIVDLDEASLARFGQWPWPRTRVADLVSRLTEAGAAVIAFDVVFAEPDRLSPSRAVDNFRDLDEAMRTQLKGLPDNDQVLAEVLRRSPVVLGESGLPYVTPAPAAAPPPLGLATLGGDPSPYLLNFPGRLRNVPVLEQAAPGRGLFTIRTERDGIVRRIPLIMMAQGDLMPSLTFDMLRVAVKADTLLVKSDEAGVKSVGVPGFEIPTDRNGQLWVYFGRHDPARYVSAADVLDGKAGSDVFSRKLVIIGTSAIGLLDTKTTPLDRVMPGVEIHAQVLENVLTDSVLSQPNYAFGAEILAAILFGILIVWLAPILTPVSLLLLGGAVAALLAGTSWYLFVREKLLVDFTFPLLASTAVYLTLVFNGYVREQAQRRRIRSAFGQYLSPALVEQLAQAPERLVLGGEEREMTVMFSDVRGFTAISESFRRDPQGLTSLMNRLLTPLTDAIIERKGTIDKYMGDAIMAFWNAPLDDAEHAINACEAALDMLDEVGDLNAARAKEASEQGKPFMPLNVGIGLNTGLCVVGNMGSSLRFDYSVLGDSVNLASRLESQSATYGVPIIAGSKTALAAQDRLAILEMDLVTVKGKQEPEVIYAILGRADLANSERFQRLRNHTIDMIWRYRSRDWEGALNAMEKARALDDDNRLKTLFALYAGRIDAFRTAPPPPEWNGVYAMTMK
- a CDS encoding MBL fold metallo-hydrolase; its protein translation is MMSDSITIKFWGVRGSIACPGSGTVRYGGNTSCVEVLCGENRLIFDAGSGLRGLGEALAGQPGESDLFFSHLHIDHLIGLPFFLPAFEKGNRLRLWAAGLKEADGLRAALDRYMSFPLFPIGLDQFQAEVTFHDFARGDVLTPRPGIVLRTAALDHPGGATGYRLEFAGRSFCYMTDTAMDAGASPAMLALAKGADCLVMDATYTDSELVKYEGWGHASWQQNATFADAAGVKTLCLFHHAPEHDDDTLDRIASEAVRARPGTVVVREGQSIGL
- a CDS encoding Crp/Fnr family transcriptional regulator, translating into MDISGVASDMSGLASGAGGLIASAFVVAGYTMRTMIPLRIVGIITNVVFIIYALSHRNYPIVALHMILLPLNVYRLREMLVLVRNVKRSVSGNLSMNWLKPFMTERHCQPGEVLFYKHERATEMFYIVSGRFRLVESGIELPVGSIVGEFGMLSPDNARTQTLECVEKGLVLGVTYQKVEELYVQNPEFGFYFLRLVSARLFQNVGRLEAQVAALSGKPAS
- a CDS encoding DUF6537 domain-containing protein, encoding MKLPVDFRLLKERYLGEASRKPWVAEKRLAELAPFLPPDAEEIVRRAVISLMAYQDPDYALVYLNRIGRYAGPNKAPCAFLASIASRMEARMRYADPPAIAQAALTDEGVSPTRRMSFCLCDLAGMLPPSAADTALQVMGYLRLSQRAIVLKFSSRAGWKRRWTEAWALLRYARTYSRRAKTENAWVERWLHMIDRVRASQPEAVMGVVETADIVGGSGAGYHHGIANWNLIVDRLVKPVCDGAIAPIDLAAALRVVLHAAAGRPEPVVLERQIDRLIAPQSLQPQTV